The Geobacillus stearothermophilus ATCC 12980 genome contains a region encoding:
- the yqeK gene encoding bis(5'-nucleosyl)-tetraphosphatase (symmetrical) YqeK, protein MEREQALLIVKQQLTEQRYEHTLGVVETAVKLANQYGADAKKAELAAIFHDYAKFRPVEEMKQIILAHNMPNDLLAYNSELWHAPVGAYLVQTEVGIDDPDVLDAIRYHTSGRAEMTLLEKIIYLADYIEPGRKFPGVEEVRRLAEEDLDRALLQAVKNTIAFLLEKRQLIYPDTIHAYNSLVREVKGEEKQ, encoded by the coding sequence ATGGAGCGAGAACAGGCGTTGCTGATTGTGAAACAACAGTTGACGGAGCAGCGCTACGAGCATACGCTTGGCGTTGTCGAAACGGCCGTTAAGCTAGCCAACCAGTATGGCGCCGACGCGAAAAAAGCGGAATTGGCCGCCATTTTCCATGACTATGCGAAATTCCGCCCGGTTGAAGAAATGAAACAAATCATTTTGGCGCACAATATGCCCAACGACTTGCTTGCGTACAACAGTGAATTGTGGCATGCGCCCGTCGGCGCCTATTTGGTGCAGACGGAAGTCGGCATTGACGATCCAGACGTGCTGGATGCCATTCGCTACCATACATCGGGAAGAGCTGAAATGACGCTGCTTGAAAAAATTATTTATTTGGCTGACTATATCGAACCGGGGAGGAAGTTTCCCGGCGTTGAGGAAGTAAGGCGCCTCGCCGAGGAAGATCTCGATCGCGCGCTGTTGCAGGCGGTGAAAAATACGATTGCGTTTTTGCTTGAGAAGCGCCAGCTCATTTATCCAGATACGATTCATGCGTACAATTCACTCGTGCGTGAAGTGAAGGGGGAAGAAAAACAGTGA
- a CDS encoding nicotinate-nucleotide adenylyltransferase, with protein sequence MGKIGILGGTFDPPHYGHLIMANEVLDALELSQIWFLPNRLPPHKQHEQVTKSEDRLRMLELAVAGHPYFRVETIELEREGPSYTYDTVQQLVAMHPDDEFYFIIGADMVEYLPNWHRIDELIKLVTFVGVKRPGYSMETPYPVVEVEVPQFAVSSSLIRQRVQNGQTIRYLVPEGVRLYIEEKGLYGARTGVADCETTVDGAALRAYAWRCRNGR encoded by the coding sequence ATGGGAAAAATCGGGATTCTCGGCGGAACGTTCGATCCGCCCCATTACGGCCATTTGATTATGGCGAATGAAGTGCTTGACGCCCTTGAGTTGTCACAAATTTGGTTTCTGCCCAACCGCCTTCCTCCCCATAAGCAGCACGAACAAGTGACGAAAAGCGAGGATCGGCTCCGCATGCTCGAGTTGGCGGTGGCCGGTCATCCATACTTTCGTGTTGAGACGATCGAGCTTGAACGGGAGGGGCCTTCCTATACGTACGATACGGTCCAGCAGCTCGTCGCCATGCATCCGGATGATGAGTTTTATTTCATTATCGGGGCGGATATGGTCGAATATTTGCCGAACTGGCACCGCATTGACGAGCTGATTAAGCTTGTGACGTTTGTCGGGGTGAAGCGCCCCGGTTATTCCATGGAAACGCCATACCCGGTCGTCGAGGTGGAGGTGCCGCAGTTTGCCGTCTCTTCGTCGCTTATCCGCCAGCGGGTGCAAAACGGGCAGACGATCCGCTACCTCGTGCCGGAAGGTGTGAGACTTTATATTGAGGAGAAGGGATTATATGGAGCGAGAACAGGCGTTGCTGATTGTGAAACAACAGTTGACGGAGCAGCGCTACGAGCATACGCTTGGCGTTGTCGAAACGGCCGTTAA
- the yhbY gene encoding ribosome assembly RNA-binding protein YhbY, giving the protein MLTGKQKRFLRAQAHHIKPIFQVGKGGVTEEMTKQIAAALEARELLKVSVLQNCEEDRYTVAEQLAAGTGAELVQVIGNTIVLYKESKEHKQIVLPD; this is encoded by the coding sequence ATGCTGACGGGAAAACAAAAACGGTTTTTGCGGGCGCAAGCTCATCATATCAAGCCGATTTTCCAAGTCGGCAAAGGCGGCGTCACCGAAGAGATGACGAAACAAATTGCCGCAGCGCTGGAGGCGCGCGAACTGTTGAAAGTGAGCGTGTTGCAAAACTGCGAAGAAGACCGCTACACCGTCGCTGAGCAGCTGGCAGCCGGGACGGGGGCCGAACTTGTGCAAGTGATCGGCAATACGATCGTCTTATACAAAGAGTCGAAAGAACACAAACAAATCGTTTTGCCTGACTGA
- the aroE gene encoding shikimate dehydrogenase, which yields MEKVYGLIGFPVEHSLSPLMHNDAFACLGIPARYHLFSVEPGQVGAALAGVRALGIAGVNVTIPHKMAVIPFLDEVDEHARRIGAVNTIVNDNGRLVGYNTDGPGYVKALEEEMDVSLDGKRILVIGAGGGARGIYFSLLSTAAKRIDMTNRTAEKAEQLVREGEDGRSAYFSLAEAETRLDEYDIMINTTSVGMHPRVEAQPLSLERLQPGTIVSDIIYNPLETKWLKEAKARGARVQNGVGMLVYQGALAFEKWTGQWPDVNRMKQLVIEALRR from the coding sequence GTGGAAAAGGTATACGGGTTGATTGGGTTTCCCGTCGAGCACTCGCTGTCGCCGCTCATGCATAATGATGCATTCGCCTGTTTGGGCATTCCGGCGCGCTATCATTTGTTTTCCGTCGAGCCGGGGCAAGTCGGGGCGGCGCTTGCTGGTGTTCGTGCGCTCGGCATCGCTGGCGTGAACGTGACGATTCCACATAAAATGGCGGTTATTCCGTTTTTGGACGAAGTGGACGAACATGCGCGCCGCATCGGGGCGGTAAATACAATCGTCAATGACAACGGCCGGCTCGTCGGCTATAATACGGACGGACCTGGCTACGTCAAGGCGCTCGAGGAGGAAATGGACGTCAGTCTCGACGGCAAGCGGATTTTGGTGATCGGCGCTGGCGGCGGGGCGCGCGGCATTTACTTTTCGTTGCTGTCGACGGCAGCCAAGCGCATCGATATGACCAACCGGACGGCGGAAAAGGCGGAGCAGCTCGTGCGCGAAGGGGAGGATGGCCGCTCGGCGTATTTTTCACTCGCCGAGGCGGAAACGCGGCTTGACGAATACGATATTATGATCAATACCACTTCTGTCGGCATGCATCCGCGTGTCGAGGCGCAGCCGCTTTCCCTTGAACGGCTGCAGCCGGGGACGATCGTATCGGATATCATTTACAACCCGCTTGAAACGAAGTGGCTGAAGGAAGCGAAAGCACGCGGCGCTCGTGTGCAAAACGGCGTCGGCATGCTCGTGTACCAGGGAGCGCTAGCGTTTGAAAAATGGACCGGCCAATGGCCGGATGTCAACCGGATGAAACAGCTTGTCATCGAAGCGTTAAGGAGGTAA